A genomic window from Silene latifolia isolate original U9 population chromosome Y, ASM4854445v1, whole genome shotgun sequence includes:
- the LOC141627331 gene encoding glyceraldehyde-3-phosphate dehydrogenase, cytosolic-like isoform X1 — translation MNDNFVFYSSVYVVYNDRNHGEIPWGQSGADYVVESTSVFSDKDNSTRQAAAHLKGGAKKVIFSTPSKDALMFVGVNEHEYKPELNIVSLAMPQTALLPWPSLCRAKLLTVDPHSAKSPVPFISSSNSATAIPF, via the exons ATGAatgataattttgtattttattcTAGCGTTTATGTTGTGTATAATGACAGGAATCATGGGGAGATCCCATGGGGCCAGAGTGGAGCTGATTATGTTGTTGAGTCCACTAGTGTTTTTTCTGACAAGGACAACTCAACAAGGCAGGCTGCTGCTCACTTGAAG GGTGGTGCTAAGAAGGTTATCTTCTCAACTCCTAGCAAGGATGCTCTTATGTTTGTTGGTGTTAATGAGCACGAGTACAAGCCAGAGCTTAACATTGTGTCACTAGCTATGCCACAAACTGCCTTGCTTCCTTGGCCAAG TTTGTGCAGGGCTAAACTATTGACTGTTGATCCTCATTCAGCCAAATCTCCTGTACCCTTCATCTCTAGCTCAAACTCAGCCACCGCCATACCTTTCTAA
- the LOC141627331 gene encoding glyceraldehyde-3-phosphate dehydrogenase-like isoform X2: protein MASSFILITFSLFIFERNHGEIPWGQSGADYVVESTSVFSDKDNSTRQAAAHLKGGAKKVIFSTPSKDALMFVGVNEHEYKPELNIVSLAMPQTALLPWPSLCRAKLLTVDPHSAKSPVPFISSSNSATAIPF, encoded by the exons ATGGCATCCTCTTTCATACTGATAACTTTCTCCCTCTTCATTTTTGAGAG GAATCATGGGGAGATCCCATGGGGCCAGAGTGGAGCTGATTATGTTGTTGAGTCCACTAGTGTTTTTTCTGACAAGGACAACTCAACAAGGCAGGCTGCTGCTCACTTGAAG GGTGGTGCTAAGAAGGTTATCTTCTCAACTCCTAGCAAGGATGCTCTTATGTTTGTTGGTGTTAATGAGCACGAGTACAAGCCAGAGCTTAACATTGTGTCACTAGCTATGCCACAAACTGCCTTGCTTCCTTGGCCAAG TTTGTGCAGGGCTAAACTATTGACTGTTGATCCTCATTCAGCCAAATCTCCTGTACCCTTCATCTCTAGCTCAAACTCAGCCACCGCCATACCTTTCTAA